The window ATTCTTCTAAACTAAGAACAAATATTCCTGCTGGAATGGCTGCTGCTGGTCCACCTTTAGGGCCTATGCTTGGACAGGTATGTATAATTAAGTGTCTTTGTTCTAAATTGAGATTAAATCTTGTATTTAAAAGTTAACCTATATTTCAGCGAAACATCAACATAGCTGTGTTTTGCAAAGACTTCAATGAGAAGACTGCAAATATTAAGCAAGGAATACCGTTGCCGACTAGAGTGAAAGTGAATTCGGACCGATCATACCAGCTGACGATTCATCAACCACCTGCAAGTTATTTCCTTAAACAGGCAGCTGGGATCAACAGGGGCGCCATGGAATCTGGTGAGTTTTTGAAAGTTTGCTAGTATTCATTGTGATTATGCCTGTCATTACGTATGTCGCCCATGCATAGCAAGAAGAGAATTCTATTTAGAGTAGACTAAAAATATTTGGTTCTTAACCTTTTCCACATCATGCTTATTTTGTGTGACGCATCATTGTGAATTCAGTCGGAATTCATGAAGGTTGATTGTTGGGCTGTATGTTGACTTCTTTGGCAGTCAAAGCGTTataagaatgtaaacaaaaatcaacataagtattcaaaataaaattttaccttattttgAATACCTTACAGTTGTACCTTATTAGTTATTGAGCATAGATATTTCTTTCTGGGTTATGAATGCTTtcatgtagatgtagtgtagggacgcccggctggaagcaggcgggctgtcgatcgcgtgttgcgttcattTGTTAAATGTTTTCATGTAGGTATAAGCACTCTTGTGGaataggcaggtccacacagagcaagcataTGCGTGAGGCGATTTCCCAGCCTAATGCCCTCATACCAGTTTCTGCACacttttgctatttttttatattcatattcctttattgataaaattacaaattttacatgtcaaaaggtaATACTATGTATAATTAGGTCAATGTCAATTGAAGTACAACTATCCAAATTATACCGACCATCCAAAGTATCTTGACTATCCAAAGCTCTGGATGAGAGCAGTCTTTAACGGATATGACCACCTGctttttaactttaaaactacattttacAAGTTATTTGTCTGTATCAATTACTATGGTCTTTGAGATGTGtatttaatgaatatttattgcatttttgtATAATTGTCCTAAAATTTTTTATCATACAATTTCAGGCAAGGAGATAAGTGGAAAGATCACATTCAAGCATTTGTATGAAATAGCTAAAATAAAGCAGCAAGATCCTCCCCTGGAGTGGAGACCGCTGAAGGAGATCTGCACCATGCTGATTGCCACCGCCAGGACTTGTGGAATTCAAGTAGTTAGAGATTTAGATGCCAAGGTTAATTCTgttttaaaaagtttaatggAAACAAAATCTAGGTGCTAATTAAAGTTGACTCTTCCATTGTCACTGATGAGAAAGCATTAACACATTCGGTGCCAGCGACCCACTTTTCACTACATACGGGGTCTCCCATGTATGTTATTACCCGGGTCCACACACAGCGAGCATAactgcgaggcaatttcctcacgcacaaaacgtgtagacatgcctcggccgaggcagcgcgctcgggcgaggaaaacgcacgtggacccggctattggcTATGCACGTGTAGCTCGCACTGGCACTGAGTGTGTTAAAATCATTAgtataattcaatatttttaggAATTCGGCAATCTGTGGGATGCAGTTATTTGTGAGTTATTCCCACTAgctaccaccaagttgttaccagtggtaactactgggatttttagtCACCACTGGCagcttggtggtaactagtaggAAAAACCCTTATTTGTTTGAGGGAGCAAAAATTCTTGGAATCTTGTTCCACCACATAGCTGCATCCAATAGAATAGCCAAGCTAGGCCTCCGTGTACATTgcgttttttatattattatactcataatatttaattttactacaGAAATTATGAGAACTTTATTTCTTATGAAAAGAGTGGCGGGAGTGTGTATTGGATAGGCCCAAATGGCGGGAAAGACGGGAGGCATTTGCCCAGTGTTGTATTGTGATATGGCGATTTTTCGCAACTcaacgactggcgcctattttgcgtgacaggGGGGAAGGGTTGGCTGCTCTTGCCAGCCCATCCCCTCGAGGAATTCTATAGTAGGCATATTATACATatgctaaaaaaaatttaatgaaaaaatcaaGCAACAAATAATATTCAATACCTTCTAAACATGTAATGATACAAAATAGATGACGCTGGGCaccaaactttttttaataactgcattgtcaaaataattaatatctgCTTAACAATTCATTTACAGCACTATGTAATTTCAGTTTGCTATGATGATTTGCACTAATTTAAGCGTATCAGTATGCCATTGTTTATGCTAATACCtaattaacattttacatattttcaaaTTTCAGGAATATGGAGAATTCCTGGCAGAAAGAAAGCTAGCAGTAGAGGAACAGAAGAAACAGCTCCAAGAAAAGAGAGAAGCTAAAATGTTACGTACTGCGTAGGCCTTCCAGTCTTGACTGTTATACTTagtttaaatatagttatattataCAGTAGTTCAAAGTGTAGCTCATTTTTTGATCAACCTATTTGCTGTtgtgttaaattaaattctatatttactttagAATTGCTGTCCATATCATTCAAGAAACATTATAGGGCACTAGTTGATGTCACCAAGTGTTACCTATCTCGTGTCAATGCAGTTTCAAAGAGTTAACTACCTATATAccaaacagaatttgaaatagaagttcattgttaaagaaaactttgtagccacgtaaatttactgccttctttcgacacatgattaaaactttcagAACGCCATTATACTTTAATCTttattattctttcactgatgtgttcaatttgttaaatatcaaaaagtggcgaagtcactgaaattgaactttatgcataagTACGTAGGTCTTTAGGTCTATGTTgttctgtgacggattaatccgtcttcggcgttggacctacgatgcggatatatccgtcattggcgtcaaaaagtTTAATGGTACTTTATTTCACATACGTAGTACTATTACTAGACATACTTTTGCAGAAGGGAACTAAGGCGgcatcagatacttttggagtGTTGTTATATCCACTTCTATTGCTGTAGACTGTATACCAGGACTGGTATGATTTGTTCTATGAcgtttagagtcagaccaagacagtgcaagtgctattttaaacgtcaaacatctatgaaattatgacatttacttaacacttgcacaggctgggctgtcaaaatagctgccaacttagcttggtctgtctttttttttaaattaaaaactgatcggcgattggctctagtcacacctgatggaaagtgaagacagggcctaagatggagctcaccggttcagtagtagcctattcactcttgctttaaagagacccaggtcatatttatcagggaatacagatggcgggagcgcattccagtctttagccgtccgtaacaaaaaagaggaggcaaaccgtttagtgcgaacaaatggaaaatGGGTCTAAGCTTGAGTTAAGTGTATTGCACCTTCAACTTCTGCAAActtcaaatatttacaaatgaaaCAACCACTGtagtaaaatatcatatttattatgTAGTAAACATTCACTTGTGCCATCATAAGAGTACTTTGGCCgatcaattttaaataattatgatatgGTTTCTTCCCACAGCTGCAAATGCTGCAATAGTCAGAGCATTTTAAGTTTCGAAACCACTTCAAGTCCAGAATCACCACATATAACGTAAATGTCCATTAGATAACAAAATTACAAAGTCAACTTCGATAAATTCAATCTTCAAATGCATGATGAAGGCATTAATGTACTTTTTCGTACATAGGGTAACAATAAAAAAGTCTCCAAGTTACATCCTGATTCATGATACTATGTCAAGTTATGTGGGAGCATGtttcttacataaatatacacatGTCCCGCATATATCTTACCAGTCTACAAGATTACCTACATATGAACTACagacaaaaataaacaacacaTTTAACAACCCTTGTACTTGAATACTTTTTGAAACGATACTAGTTTGTGACCAGAGTCACATAAATTGTCTAGAAAATAGCTTATTGAAAACAAGAAAACTACTTACCTCCTACTAGGTATCACATGAATAGTGGCCAGCTCCTGCTTACATCAGActcaaaatactttaaaaataatacaactaAATCATGCTAAGATAAGAATGACTATacattataacaaaaatatatcccaTAGCCCTACCAACTCTCTATATACAAGtcttcaaaaaataaactataatgtcACTCTCTGTACACAACTCAGATCTCATAAAAGTCCAGTTACATTTGCAACATATCGTTGGTAACTCGACAAGCTCTAgacattgaaaaatattttttagtatagAAAATATACTTACACTCTAAAGCTACTTTTGTACTTAAATCAATCGTGAATGCCGTGATCGTTTGATCACAATTTTGACCAGAAAGCGGCCGATTGAGATCGTTTCTTGACTACTCTACTAGTAATGGGCGATTCCGtgcataattttcttattagataggatataaaataattagttataatAGTCACATGTCAGTAAGTAGCCTCACCAGAGTTAATTTAGGAATGGGTGTCGTGTATTTAAATTGGCAGATTCCACTGAAGTTTAGTGGTAGTCAGTTTTAGCGGTCATATTGACCGCTTAGCAAGTTTAGTCATATATAGTCAAGGTCGTCAACAGATTGCGTcaggggcggcggcgcgcctAAGTTTGGGGGAGTTGGGGAGGACCTCGGGGAGCTCCGTCACCTTGTCAATGGTGAAGTCGGGTAGGTCTGAAGACTCTTCGTTTTTTTGGAGGGGGATCCACACGGTGCCACCAAGCTCTGCCTCCTTTCCACcctgaaaaaaattttttttttcaaataacttCTGTCGAGTTCTGAGAAAGGTGACTAATGTTTGGAATGTGTAGGTACCATACTAATTCAACGATCATACAACAATTGTTGGTACCGtagcgtatttttttattgaagttGAATTGTTAGAGGCTTAGCTTGCTTTGAAAATAAATGGGTAAATTCAACGGTAAGTcagtatttaaatgtaaaaatcgTAGTAGTAAGTTAGTTTTATATTACTGGGCGAACTGGCATGTGTCCATTTCTATGTTGACAACATGGGTAATGAAATTAGAGACTCATAAAATGCATGCCAGATATATTTAGAATAGTTTAATCCGGTGTTTTTCTTGTTACTAAGAATTTGTGTGAATTAAAATTCACACAAATTCTTAGCTTGCCGGGTACTAGTGACTGAAAAGTAATAACTTACCTTGATGTCGGTCTCAAGTTTGTCTCCAACCATGATGCAATGTCTCGGCTCGACGTTGAGCAGCTTGCACGCCTCCAGGAAGATGTGCTGGTCGGGCTTCTCCCACGGCAGGTCCCCGGACACCAGCACGCAGTCGAAGTACTTGCGCAGACCCAGCCGCTGGATCTTCTGCCACTGGGCGCGCGAAGGCCCGTTCGTGATCAGACCGAGTAGGTAATCCTCCCTGTTCATTCATTGTCGCCTACTGTTATTGCGATGCTGTAACTCAGCAAACTATACATGCAAATGTCCTTGCACTTGTAAAAGCTCAGTGCAAGAGCATTTTATGAGCTGAAATGATACATGAATTAATGTTCCACGCACAATTTATAGATGCTATAAATTACACATGAAAATGGCTCGGAACTGCTTTTAATGTCATGTTAAGCATTTTGCCGATAATTTATTGCAAGAATTAGgacattacttatttattcatGTTGTTAGTAACAAACTAGTTAATAATTGGCTTAATGCCTTAACATGACACTAATTATCAATACAGGTAGCAACTGTGAAGATATTTGTAGCTATAACTTCGTGCGAAGTGAAGTACCTACTTTCACTTTGCATGTTGAAACTTTGAACCGGGGCTATTAATCAAAATCCTTACCGACCAATTCACGTCGAGCAGACCAGTTTTAAGTCCGATCTATAAAGCGTGTTCAAATAAGCTAGCGCCAAACTTATACAGGTTTGAAAATATATCCACAGTTGTTATGAATCTGTTGCGGCAATGGTTTTACCTTCATGATGTCTCCccatatattttacaaatacaatTCAATACCTAAGTGTTGCGCTCGCTGCGCCCGAGTTTAGTCACTCGATGAGCAACAATAGAACTGTTGAAAAACAAGTAATTAATTAGCGATGTGATCAAAGTCGGCCCAACACGCTTGGGAAGACACCCACACTTTCAAAAACAGACTTTATTGAGTAGGCAATAAAGACGATGTTTTCCCAAAACTTTGGTGCTGACTTTATcatgaaagtttccaaaataaaTACTCAGTGCTATGATATCCATAGTATTATGTGGCATGCTGCACTGGAGTCAAACCTGGCATGCTAAACAGTCTCTGAAAATGATGGTTAAATGAATGTTGAATTGTCGATGTAGGCATCTTAGATGCTTACATTGTTACACCACATAACACCATGCAAAATTCTGTCAGAGAACCCACGTATTCCTGATGAAAGTATTACtgtaaaacttaaattttgacCTCTCCCTTTCAATGCAAGTAAATATGACCAAATGCGTAATTACCGTGGTATAATCGTACATGAAAAAACGCAGATGTATCGCGCGTATATAAGAACTTTCAGCTGCATTGTGATTAAAGCCATTTGCAGTAAGTACTCAAGTGTTGTGCATGAATTCTATTTCAGAACACCAACATCAAGATATCGTAGGTTGAATacagtatgtaggtacattagGCAATTTCCATGTTTAATGTTGAACAAATTGTTGTGCGTACAGTTTAAGTGCCAAAACAGGGTcattatcgttatcgtatattTGACAACAAAACAAAGAATTGCCTCATAATATCACAAGTTACGTAATGAATTGGATGAAGACCTATTATATCATGGAGAAATAATTTATCAATGAACTCGATAAGGGTTCAATATACCTTATGCCACATTGAGTATTTCtgcataatataaaaaaataaacggatCGTGGAAGAAAACGTACCTCAATGTCTCTAATAGATGAATTACGTCAGGTGTTAGAGACAAATATTGAAATCTTAATTTTAGCCATTCCTCAGATATATTTTCTGAAACAAAAGGAAAGGttgaatgaaattattaaacatCGGATAAGCATAGTGAGTTGGGTGAAACGCGCAATACGGTCACCTTGGGTTAAAAATAGTGGCGTGGAAAATCACTAGGTGGCTGGAAAATGCCACTGGAACTTGTGTAACAGTTCGTAATTGGGGAAACAAAGATATATGTTAGCAAGTAGGTATGAAAACGGCACCCATAAAAAATCGGCCTTTCTTTTACGTTAACATGAATACCTACTGCTTAGTTTTGCTGTCCGTTTTTCAttggtattgaaataaaaacaaaatgtatatcaAAGTAGCATAATTTGCTTTGACCGGTTTTATTAGCGTTGAccgtgtttttgttttaaaaaagacGACACCTTGCTGAGTACCATAGCTCATTAAGAAGTGCTTAATGTCATTATTGTATCTTTAGAAGAAAACGACGATTTTACTTATTTCGCAAGGTATTTCAATGTTCATGTTAGTAAAGCAATTACCTTTGCCAACTACACAAGTACCATGCCAAAAAAGTACATTTTCAATCTGTTGTAAGAAATGTAAGATAAAATCTTAAATagagtaatttttaaatgtaccaGTAAAGTAGGTAAAGCAAATTTACGCGATGTGTGTCTTTAGAAAATAACGATGTCGCATTTGAACAAattttaacttgccctgttatttTGTTAGTCTACACTATCTTGGAAGATAAATTTCACCCACTTCCCAGTTTCCGATTGatctgaaattttgcatacatatgtaaatcggatgacaatgcattaTTATGAGGACATGGACCTGATCTGACGACGGAGAcgggaggtggccatgggaactctgtgataaaataacacaatctCTGGGTCtagggttgttagaattgtctcaatgaatataagttgtctgtggaaagaaaagtacagtcagcgacaaaagcttgtagaAGTAGTTTAACGATTATtcttactataaataaataataaataaatattataggacattattacacaaattgactaagtcccacagtaagctcaataaggcttgtgttgagggtacttcgacaacgatatatataatatttataaatacttaaatacatagaaaacacccatgactcagaaacaaatatccatgctcatcacatgaataaatgcccttaccaggatttgaacccgggaccatcagcttcgtaggcagggtcactacccactaggccaaaccggtcgtcaaaactatGCATTtctacattaaattaaaacccTCCTTTTGATCGAGTGGTCGAGATATTAGATGATTAGATATGGGAAATTGCGCTATCCAAACCAAACaggaagttttttatttattttcaccatGAAAATAACAGGATGTGATTTCGCCGAATCATATACCCACTTCTTTATGTCATATCTCATCAAACCATCAACGGCTTCGTGATAAACAAACCCATTACACGTAGGTAGCTACATGTGGCTAAACGAATATTGATTTAAATTGCTTGCTAACACAACACGGTCAAGTGCGAGGCCTTTACCTGCGTATCAATGTCATACCTATAATGAATGGGGAATGACGATGTATTTGTTGTAAACTAAACTGAATATTTAGGTAAACGTAAAGAGGCCGCGATGTCTACTTTGTAAGTTTGTACCTTGTAAGGTAAGTACCGGATGTAGGTAACCTGGTGAACCATACGGAGATTGGATACCTACtaatctgttatttttgtttctgtTTTGCTGATAGTCACGTAGCTTTCTTCTAATCAGGATCTACGGAGTCGTGTCTATGGGAGCATTAATACGTACTTACCCAAAATGTTGATATAGGTACCCAGTTCCAAGGTCACAAAGGGATGGACAATGGAAGTAGTTTATGCTTttgattatatatgtatttgacATCAATGTAATGCCTAAGAGTAAAAATAGAGTATGTTAAGCTTATGGGACAAAGAGAGACATTTTGTTGACatctatctatttatttttatatcaattgtatttaaaataaaaccggccaagaccatgtcgggccacgctcagtgtagggttccgtagttactcttccgtcacaataagctaaactggagcttaaagtataggtagtaaattgttaaccaagggatgaaacggtacctttcacccgaattaaacaaataggcaaatttgcataatcacataattagtacctaattaaagtaagtctttttactatgaagggaaaactttttgcgataactcaaaaacagctaaacttatcatgtccgctatagttttcatttaatgtctttcttaagctctacttccacgatttttttcatattttttggacctatggttcaaaagttagaagggggggacacatttttttttctttaggagcgattatctccgaatatattcactttatcaaaaaatgtttccgtaaaacccctattagttttgaaagacctttccaccgataccccacactctagggttgaaacgaaaaaaaaaaattcacccccactttacgtgtaggggaggtaccctaaaaaaatatttttttagattttattgtacgactttgttggctttattgatttatatatccatgccgaatttcagctttctaacactaacgaccacggagcaaagcctcggacagacagacagacagacggacatggcgaaactataagggttcctagttgactacggaaccctaaagaaactagtcgatttcatttttacatCGTGCATTATACAGACTATAGAAATACCTATTAAGAATTACACAATCAgaaaagatttatttaatatcccAGACATGATTTCCGTAGGCTTcgcagttaaaaataaaactcatattGTGAAATACACTAAATGATTTAAAAGATGCTTCCACTCTATTTCCATCTTCGCATCTATCTCCTTCATTCGCACTTGCGCGTGAGCATCATTTTGTTTAcaatatctataataatatcGCGTAGGGCGCATGCGTCTAACGAACGTACGTTGACGTACATGATGACACACAGATAAATAAGACTACGCTGTGGATATGTATGATCTTATACCTACTCTAATAATTTGTCCTTGGTAGCAAGCCCAAACATTGTCATGAGTCCATGATATCCTCATAAGGCCCAGCGATAGAAATGAAAattccaaaatttgccactggaatttgaaccaatcatgcacggaatacagtagattttattttgtttgaaaattgcacgaaacaaaacaaatgcaactctgtcctacttgaataatatgatttaaatttcatcgaactgaataagtcctataggtaggaccttgggccttacgaggatataataaatataaaattgtaccaTGTTGTTATTGCTTTGTGGCTTGGCTTACGCCTACTTATTTGGGGAACACTAAATTGTTCTGACGACACAAAGACCTGGCTAGGTGCCATATTGTACAGTCACCTGTAATATCTTACGCGAATATGCGAGTataactattttaaaacgactttaTTTGCAGTGACAGAAAAACTTGTCATACTTTTGCGTGCTTTATCGTGTGACAAATTATTGTACATTACTGTACCGTTGGTAAATGTTTACTATAGTTTATGTTATGAGGACATTTTAGATACTTAATGAGTTGAAAGGTAAATAGTGGCTTATCCGTGATTGTTATTACGCCGCGGTGCTAAGGTAGTTGAAAGGTTACGTTCAAATCGAGTTTATGGAATGAtaagatagttttttttaattcaagtgCTCGTCACTGTTTCAGAGCATGACATCTTTaaa of the Cydia pomonella isolate Wapato2018A chromosome 19, ilCydPomo1, whole genome shotgun sequence genome contains:
- the LOC133528378 gene encoding large ribosomal subunit protein uL11m, whose protein sequence is MSKSVARLKSMKKVADKIDHSSKLRTNIPAGMAAAGPPLGPMLGQRNINIAVFCKDFNEKTANIKQGIPLPTRVKVNSDRSYQLTIHQPPASYFLKQAAGINRGAMESGKEISGKITFKHLYEIAKIKQQDPPLEWRPLKEICTMLIATARTCGIQVVRDLDAKEYGEFLAERKLAVEEQKKQLQEKREAKMLRTA
- the LOC133528229 gene encoding N-acylneuraminate-9-phosphatase; its protein translation is MAGESYNENSDVSAIFFDLDNTLIQTRKCDSRACNKLVEVLEQQYGLPREAASESATKFLRAFRARPDDDSFAIDEWPAHLWRNCLPKNYRHIAKNISEEWLKLRFQYLSLTPDVIHLLETLREDYLLGLITNGPSRAQWQKIQRLGLRKYFDCVLVSGDLPWEKPDQHIFLEACKLLNVEPRHCIMVGDKLETDIKGGKEAELGGTVWIPLQKNEESSDLPDFTIDKVTELPEVLPNSPKLRRAAAPDAIC